A DNA window from Vicinamibacterales bacterium contains the following coding sequences:
- a CDS encoding GGDEF domain-containing protein encodes MHPVQLALLAAEALVMTLVVFGLFRTRAVTGRSSLYVVLGGVLYLLSATPLRVEIAPGWTAQPTSAVMLGVTLTAVLLVHAAEGTRHTRRLVYALALGNAALTFVALVIAQHARIPGAEVPLALTSGIVARDAAEALVRATGLYALLLGVVLAYEAAGIVVVSVPTRAAAALVAALVTGAGVMAAVTQWEQPYLQQVIAVEAACGAAVAIWYGGCLWAYLRLFEPKVAAASGTGEVSDVWQELTYRQLYEQAQSRLTRDSLTGVHNRGYFDEAFARAVAHAARYQEHMSVLIADADRFKSINDRHSHLVGDEVLRRFAGTLVEVARSSDIVCRYGGDEFVVILPNATKVNAQALARRFQRRLRERPLAPPQGLEAVEISATVGIASLLEDAPDGGAPDALLRLADQRLYAGKRAGRDRVVADDAAALRE; translated from the coding sequence ATGCATCCCGTTCAGCTGGCCCTGCTCGCCGCCGAAGCGCTCGTGATGACGCTCGTCGTCTTCGGGCTCTTTCGTACCAGGGCCGTGACAGGACGCTCCTCGTTGTACGTGGTGCTCGGCGGCGTGCTCTACCTGCTGTCCGCCACGCCGCTGCGCGTCGAGATCGCTCCGGGGTGGACCGCACAACCCACCTCTGCCGTGATGCTGGGCGTCACGTTGACGGCCGTGCTGCTGGTGCATGCGGCCGAAGGCACCAGGCACACGCGCCGCCTGGTCTACGCGCTGGCGCTGGGCAACGCCGCGCTCACCTTCGTCGCGCTGGTCATCGCCCAGCACGCGCGCATTCCAGGCGCCGAGGTTCCGCTGGCGCTCACCTCCGGGATCGTGGCCCGGGATGCCGCGGAAGCCCTCGTCAGGGCCACGGGCCTCTACGCCCTGCTGCTCGGCGTCGTGCTGGCGTACGAAGCGGCAGGGATCGTGGTCGTGTCGGTGCCGACGCGGGCCGCGGCGGCGCTCGTGGCGGCGCTGGTCACGGGCGCTGGCGTGATGGCCGCCGTCACGCAGTGGGAGCAGCCGTACCTCCAGCAGGTGATCGCAGTCGAGGCCGCCTGCGGAGCGGCGGTGGCGATCTGGTACGGCGGGTGTCTGTGGGCGTACCTCCGCCTTTTCGAGCCGAAGGTGGCCGCGGCCTCCGGCACCGGAGAGGTTTCCGACGTCTGGCAGGAGCTGACCTACCGCCAGCTGTACGAGCAGGCGCAGTCACGGCTCACCCGCGACTCGCTGACCGGCGTCCACAACCGCGGCTATTTCGACGAGGCCTTCGCGCGGGCCGTGGCACACGCCGCGCGCTACCAGGAGCACATGAGCGTGCTCATCGCCGACGCCGACCGGTTCAAGTCCATCAACGACCGGCACTCGCACCTGGTGGGCGACGAGGTGCTGCGGCGCTTCGCCGGGACCCTGGTCGAGGTCGCCCGGTCGTCCGACATCGTCTGCCGGTACGGCGGCGACGAGTTCGTCGTGATCCTGCCCAACGCCACGAAGGTCAACGCACAGGCCCTGGCCCGCCGCTTCCAGCGCCGCCTCCGCGAGCGCCCCCTGGCGCCGCCCCAGGGACTGGAAGCCGTGGAGATCTCGGCCACGGTCGGCATCGCCTCGCTGCTGGAGGACGCGCCGGACGGCGGAGCGCCCGACGCGCTGCTGCGCCTGGCCGACCAGCGCCTCTACGCGGGCAAGCGCGCCGGGCGCGATCGCGTCGTCGCGGATGACGCGGCCGCGCTTCGGGAGTAG